The stretch of DNA GGATTTTGCCTAGATTTTTGTCCTTTTTTATTTTGACAAATATTGTCTTCCAGAGATAGTTGGACTGACCAATGCCTGTTTTGCATACTTTAATTTTACAAGAGTCCAGGTTTTGCACTGCGGCCTTTGCTTTTCTCAGTGATGTAATACCACTATACACAGTAATGTGGGCTGAGAATTTTGGCGCGCCGTATTTTTTTGCCAGATCGTTAACTATTTTGTTTAGGTATTTTTTGTCCCCGTATGATGGAACAAGCCATATGGAATAAGTCATGACATTTTTTGCATTACAATATTTCTATATGGGGCATATTCCACTGCTGAATAGTCCTTTGAGAACTCTTCTGCAAAGACGGTGTCTTCTTTTGCAATCAACAGGTGCGCCGCCATCGGCGGTACAATAATTACTGCAGGGCTCGGTATTGTCTGGATTTTTTCCTGGTTTGTGTTGATGTCTTTTTCATAGTATTCTATTATACCTGATATCAGGTGATGTCTTGTCTCAAATGTGTGATAGTGCCCACCTCGTGCAAATCCTTTTTTGATTTGCACTAGGTTGATGCTCCTGTCGCCATATTTTAGAAAAATTATGGTCCCCCGAGCGTCGGTTACCTGTTTTTCGTATTCTAGTTCCATGGAATCATCCTAGGCTGCAGAACCCACGTTTATCTTCAATGACAGAGTTGGCGATAGTGCAGATGGGTTATCAATACTTTCCCATACAAAGATTGTCGCCTCATAGTCTCCCGCCTCACTTGGAGTCCATGAAAGTGACGGTGAAAATGATTGGGCCGCAGATAGCACTCCCGTAATCCAGGCAAGCGACACGGTTACGCCGTTTTCATCCTGGACTTGGACAATGTATGCAAACTCTTGCTCAAAGTCCTGGTTGTTTTTTAGATCGGCTGCGATTTGGACCTGCTTGCCGACTTCTACGGTCTCTGTTTGTGGGCCTGCACCTAGATTTACCTGTGCAAACGCCATTCCAAAAACGCTAAACAATACAAGGCCAATCAGTGCAAATCTGTACAATATTACAAATTCTTCCAGTCTTGTTGATAAACTAATCCTCTTCAGACTGGATCATGTGGTCTACGGCGCAATCAGTGGAGCAATAGTTAGATGCCCTGTTTTTGAACTCGGTGCCGCAGTTCTTGCACTTCATGTTTTGCAAATGTATACGAGGGTGTGATAAAATTAACCATAAAATACCAAGATTGGAAACGCCGTGAGCATAGTATGAATCTGGGATGAGGATCAAGTCGCTTCGGCAAGTATTGACTTGAGATAGTTTATTTCATCGATGATAGTGTCGCGTAGTTTTTCTAATTCTAATATTCTGTCGTAAAATGACTTGTATGCCGGATTTTGTGCATCAAACCAATACGGTGGTAATACAATTACTGAGCTTTGTTCCATGTATTGCATATCCAAAAATTACATAAAAGACTCACTAATGATTTATCAGTAGATGGGCTGGCAATGGCTTGCCAGAGTCCGGCATTAATCCCCATCTACTAGTATAGCAATAGTAAATTTTGTATTAAAGGTGGGCGTAGAAATCATCTAGAGATTCCGCATTTTACATAATACTTCTGGTGGTACTCTTCTGCCCGGTAAAATTCCGGCGCCGGCTGAATCTGCGTGACTATTTTTTTGCCAAACTTGCCTGACGCATCTAGCCTTTCTTTGGATTCTTTGGCTGTTTTTTCCTGGTCCAAATCATGATAAAATATCACAGAGCGATACTGCGTGCCAATGTCAGGCCCCTGCCTGTTCAGCTGCGTAGGATCGTGAGAGCCCCAAAACACATCAAGTAGTTTTTCATACGATATGACATTTGGATCAAACTCTACCTGTACCAGCTCTGCATGACCAGTCTCATCTGTGCAGACCTGCTCATATGTCGGATTTTTTGTGTGTCCTCCACCATACCCTACCGCGGTGGACTTGACTCCTGGAGTGGTCCTAAAGATGTCTTCGACGCACCAAAAACAGCCTGCGCCAAATGTTGCCTTCATGGCTTTGATTATACCATACCGCAATTAAAACGATATTCCAAATTATTTTTCATACAGCCAGACCTGTATTTTGGTCAGGGGAAGACTCAGATTGTCTGGAATTGCAATGAGCAGGCCAGAGTTTTTGCCAACATTGTTGCACGTGCCGGAAAACCTCTCATAGTTTTTGCCAAAGCATGTGCCGTCGGCATAATGAGTGAACTTGCCGTTGTTTGCATCATAGTTTGCTTGTTGCTCTATTGAATCTACGAAATAGACGTCAAAGCCGACCGCATTGTCGTTGATCTTTACGGTATAATCAAACGAGGCGCCGTCCTGTGACGTGCAAATAGGAATGAATTGTGAATAGCCTGACTTTAGCTGGTCTTGCTGTTGGGCATAGTCCTGCTTGCTTGGTTCAAGTGTGTACAGTGTTATGTTTGGGTCTGGGCTTTGCTGTAGGCCGGTAGCATACTCGATATAGTGTCGCAGTGTATCTGCGCCAAACCTTGCATAGTGTGGCTCCCAAGAGTCACGGCAGTTCGTGTTGCTGTTTTGGACCAAAATGTACGGCTTGTCATGGACGTACCTGATTTCATCAACATTGTTTTGTTTTGATATCTCCAGCCTTTCTTGCGCACTAAGCTGTGTTGCGTCTTGCTTTGACCAGACATTTGTTATCTCGTATACGATATTTCCCGGATAGCTTTTCCATCCAGGCTCTAAATGCACGTAAATTGACTGCTTGTTGATTGATTGTTGCTGCAGTACAAATGCAGAGACGATATAATATGATACTATAATTGCAATTATTGCCAATACAGCATAGTATCGCTTGCGCATGTTTTGGGTGGTTTTATGGGGGTTTTTATTTTGTGTCCAGATCGTTTCCCGTTTCGTGATAGTACCTGTGTTTTAGCTGCTCTAGCCGAAGTTGTATCCTGTGGTCATATGACTTTGCTTGCTTTGTCCTGAGTAGTTGGTATTCCTGCACTAGTTTTTTGAGCTCGAATGGTTTCATTTGGAGATTTCAAGGCTGTTTGCCTTT from Candidatus Nitrosotenuis aquarius encodes:
- the msrA gene encoding peptide-methionine (S)-S-oxide reductase MsrA, whose translation is MKATFGAGCFWCVEDIFRTTPGVKSTAVGYGGGHTKNPTYEQVCTDETGHAELVQVEFDPNVISYEKLLDVFWGSHDPTQLNRQGPDIGTQYRSVIFYHDLDQEKTAKESKERLDASGKFGKKIVTQIQPAPEFYRAEEYHQKYYVKCGISR